One Thermococcus sp. M36 genomic window, TCTGTTGTCGAGTATCATGACCAGAATGTTCAGGTTCTTGTAGACAGCATCGACCAGCGGCTGGATTCCGTTGTGGAAGAAGGTCGAGTCGCCGATGGTGGCTATCACCTTCTTGTTCAGCGCCACACTCTGACCGTTGGCCAGACTTATGCTCGCGCCCATAACGTACTCCGTCCAGATGGCTTCAAGCGGCGGGAGGAGCGACAGTGCATAACAGCCTATGTCGCCGTGAATCGGGACGCTGTATCTTCCGAGCTTCAAATCCCTCAAAGCGTCGAGGGCGGCGCGGTAGCTTCCCCTGTGCGGACAGCCGGGGCACATCACCGGGGGCCTCTTCGGGGCGAGGCTTTCGGCGTATTTAACTTCCTCGGGCTTCTCGTAGGTCTCGCCCTCTTCGCCCATCAGCCTCAGAAGGGCGTTCCTCACAAGGGAAGGCGTCAGCTCGCCCTCAAGCGGGAAGTGGCCGGTCCTCTTGCCATAGATTGGCACACTCAGTCCGGCCTCGTAGGCCGCTATCTTAACTTCCTCTTCAAGGAACGGGGCACCGTCCTCTATAACCACCGCGAACTCCACGCTCTTGAGGAACTCAACCACGAGCCTCCTCGGGAGCGGGTGGGGGGTTGAGAGCTTGAGGACTTTGAAATCTCCCTTTATCTTTGGCAGAACCTCGCGCACATAGTTGTAGGGCGCTCCCTCGACGATTATTCCAATTCTCGCGTCTTCCTTACCCTTGACCCAGTTGAAGGGCATCGAGCTGAACTCCTCCTCTATCTTCGCCAGCGTCTCGTTGAGCCACTTGTGCCTCTTCCTGTTGCCCTCCATGCTGGCTCTAACATAGCGCTCTATGTCCTTCTTGAAAACCGGCTTCCTGTTGAGCTCTACGAACTCTCCGACTTCCACATCTGCCGTCGTGTGGTTGACCCTTGTCGTCGTCCTGAATATCACGGGGACTTTATACCTCTCGCTCAGCTCGTAGGCGTAGATGATTAAATCGTGAGCCTCCTGCGGATCGGCGGGCTCAAGAACCGGGAGGAGTGAGATTTTTCCATAATACCTGTCGTCCTGCTCGGTCTGAGAAGTGTGCGGCCCAGGGTCGTCGGCGACGAGGATGACCAAACCACCCTCAACGCCGGAATATGCCAAACTCATGAGCGGGTCGGCCGCGACGTTTAAACCGACACACTTCATAGTAACGAGCGCCCTAAGGCCAGTGTATGCAACGCCGGCCGCTTCCTCAAGGGCTACCTTCTCGTTGGGCGCCCACTCGGCAAAAACCTCCGGCTTGAGATGCGCTATGGTCTCGATTACCTCCGTTGAAGGAGTTCCGGGGTAGCCGGTCGCAAAAGATATTCCGCTCTCAAGGGCGCCGTATGCTATTGCCTCGTTGCCCATGAGAAGTTTTTTCTCGCGCTTATTGGCCTTGAATTCGGTTGAATCAGAAGGATAATCCTTAACCGCTTCCACAATGACCACCATAGGCTATCGGTGTCGGGGGTTAAAACTCTATGCTCAGAAACATCCCAGGTTTTGCTGAAAAATTTTCGAAAAATTAGGTTTTTCGTTTGCCCTTTTTGTCGTAGTACACCTCGTTGTGGGTGCGGAACCACGTCCTGGTTATTGTCTCCGAGCGCCATTCCCTGGGTGCCATTATGAAGAGAACCCCAAGGATGAACGCCACCACGGTGATAACGCCGGCAACCGGTGCGTAATCTGAGAAGCCCCAGAACATGATGAGAAACGGAACACTGATAATCCCGACCACGATGGAGGCGAAGAGCACCGTGAGGAGCTTGTATCCGTACCTCTCCATAAACAGGCCCAAATCCATCTTCTTCACCTCTTGGGTCGGTCATCGTAGAAGTACTTTGCGTGAGCCTGCGCTTGGGCGTCCATTACGCGTCTCTTAACTGTGAAAGCATAGGCAAATAGAAACACAATGAGAATAGCTGCCGCGAAGTATCCGAGGAAGCGGAACATCAGGTAGAATGATGCCAGGAGTGTCCCTATTATCACTAGAAAGACCGCGCCGAAAATCCCGAAGAGTATCTTGTATCCATACCTCTCCATGAAGAGGTCGAAATCCACCCTCACCACCGTATAAAATTCTGTCCAACCGGGCGTAAAAAGCTTTCGGGAGAGGCTTAAATACCCCGGCGCGTAGGTTATGACGTGGTGAAGATGAAGGTCGGGGAGCTTATCGAGCTGGTCGACGAGACCATAGCTAACCTGAAGATAGCGATAATCGCGAACCAGAACAGAGCCTTTGAGAGCCCGCACACGAGCTATGAGTTCACCCAGCGCGCTTTAGAGCTTCAGGAGGATTTAGATGACCTCATGAAGGCGCGGGAGATGCTATCTAAACTTGATCCAGAAAGCGAAGCCGAAGAGCACTTTCCAAGGGAGGAACTTGAGGAATTTCTGAGGCTCCTGGAGCTTCTCAGAGATGCCGAACCGCACGCCTTCTAATTCCCGGGGTGGTGGCATGGACTTCAGGGAGCTTGAGGAGAGGGTCGTCGCCTTCCGCGAGGCGAGGGGATGGGCTAAGTATCACACACCCAAAAACCTCGCCATCTCGGCAGCGGTTGAGCTCGGCGAACTTTTGGAGCACTTCCAGTGGGAGAGTGATGGAGAGATACTCGAGGCCGTCAGTGATCCAGGGAAGAAAGAGGCGATAGCCGACGAGATAGCCGACGTCGTGATTTACCTCACGCTCCTCGCCCACGAGCTCGGGATAGACCTCGACGAGGCACTTGAGCGGAAGCTGAGGAAGAACGGGGAGAAGTATCCGGCCGAGAAAATTGAAGAATAGGCTTTTATTTTTCATCTGAGGATCGGACTCCTGTGTTGTTTTTGTGGAGGGCCAGTGCGGGGATTAGCGCCAATCCGATTAGCACTCCAGGGCCGCAGGTTTTCTCGTCTTCCTGTTTTGTGGTGGTCGTTGGTGGCATGATGTAGTCGCCTTTCAGCTCGCAGATCGGTCCTTCCCATTCGCAGGTGGGGTTTTCGGGGTTGTAGCATTTGAGTTTAACCCACTCCTCTGCTCCTGGCTTGCCCTCTGGAATCCCGTCACCAGCTTCTTAAGGTAATCCTCGTTGGCGTTCCAGCCAACGGCAACGGTGAGCTTGATTCCGAGTACGTCGGGCTTCGCCGGATCCTTCCCGATGAACAGCTCAACGCTGTTGGGAACGCCGTCTCCGTCGTAGTCGCCGTAAGCGTCCTTCTGAATGAAACCTTCATGTTCGTTCAGATCGCCTATGCCGGATCCATCTGAGGGATCCAACTTTTTCAGGATTCTCTTTCTTTTCATTTCTAGCCCCTTGCTTTTTTGTTCTCTGGATTATTTGTTCATCTCATCCAGCAGGGTATTCCATATTCTGTTTTCTCTACTGTTCCGTTGCTGTGAATTGTAATTTTATACACCGTTCTGCACTTCCCAAGTTCCTCGGCGATGCTCCAGGGATCTGGGTTAAGGATAATTTCATTATTCATTACGAGGATACCCCACGCTGACTCAAAGTACTGGGAAACATTGGTCGGAATGTCTGCGTTTCCAATAGGAGGGGAATTGAGCCCTGGGATGTAACCATTGACAATTCCGACAGGATATTCTATTTCCAGGAAGTCATGAGTGCTGTTGTGAGGTAAGATTTTCAGGACAAAGGCCGAGAGACATTTATCCTTTGAGGGAAAGATGAGGTAGCCTCCAGTAACGTTAGTATGCCCCAGTCTCACGAGTTCCCAGCTTTCTCCGAGGGTAGCTCTGCACTTTGGGCAGATGGTTACAAATCCTTGGCAGGGGACAGAATTCTGTATCAGTTCCTCAAAAGAGTTTCCTTTAAAGACCTTTACTGTGCCGTTGGATTTTACTATCACTCCCTCTTTAACATGCTCAAGATTCTCGACGCTTTTTGCTTTAAATGATATGGGTGAATAGTCGGCGTACGTTTTAACGCTTCTGACGTGGTGTTCCACCTCTGGGATTATGTTTCCTCTCAGCTTGAGAATATGAAGTGTTAGGTCTCCGTTCTGATACACTACCAGCCTCCACTCGTTCTCGTGGTGTTGCATGAGGACTATCCCTTTGGTAACTCCTGCATTGTTTAGAACACAGGAGGGCGTATTGAAGCAGGAGGTAATCTCATACCGTTCCCAGAATACCCAGGAAAACAATAGAAAAAAGATCAGGAAAAACGCAAGGGCTGTCTTCTTCATTCCCAACCCACCCCCATAAAGTAGCCAACTCCGGTGTACGGGCCAGTTTTTGGTATGTGTTTATCGTGTTTCACGGCCAGTAACCACCCCATTCTTTTAGTTTTTCCTGGTAGAGGTGTTTCAGATCCTCTCTGTCCACGAAGAAGTAGTAGCATTTTGAGATATAGACGCAATCTGACCAGGAGTGGCTGCATGAGCATTCATTGTCTGCTCTGCATTCACAGAAAAAGCTCTTTGGACACGGAAAGGCCTCATACCCTCTTGCTTTTGCCCCTTCCCCTGTTAGCCATACCTCTTGATACGTGTATGTTTCGCTGTTGAGTTTTTCAAGAACGCTGGAATACTGAGTGACGTTGAATTCTGAATAGCCAACGGCAGGAATATTGAGTGAAATCTTAACCGAAGGCGAATAATGGATGGTCATTAAGTCGGAGGAACTGTTTTTGGATTCTATTGTTATCCAGACCCCATTAACGTTGGATCCGGCGGGTAGGATAAGGATATGGTCGAGATATTTGGGGGATCCATTTATGGCCTTTCTAAGTCCGACACGGAATTCGTGATAGCCGATTCCAATGGCGTACTTGTAGGGATGACCACTGGCAAGTATTCTCTCCCCTTCCACACCAGTCGAGCTTAGATTCCCAAAACGGATAACCGAACACTCCACGACGGATGAGCAGAGTGACAGATTAAGTTGCTTTAGTGTGTTTTCAGGGATTACGAAATTGGAGTAGTCTATCGGTGTTTGGTATGTTTCAACGCGTAAGTCTTTCAGTTCATCACATTTAGATACTGTATAAATTTTCAATTCTCTTGGCTTATAGAAGACGAACTGCCATTTTATTGTGTCCCGGACTCTGGTTCCATAGACTCCAATTAGATTGTACTCATCACTAAATTGGTGGACGTATTCTTTGTACACATCATATCCGTTTAGGTAATCTATCTCAGATTCCCTGTCACTGCTGGATGAAGGATACTCTCTTGAAATTATTAGGACTCCAAGAATTAAAAGAATTAAGAGGGTAAGGATTGACGTCTTTCTCATGTATTCACCTCCAAGTAATATCCGACTCCAGTATATGGGCCGACTTTGGGCACATATTGAGTGATATCTGTATCCAGGTCAACTTTAATAGTGGCATTAATGCTAACTGTGTATATCGAGTTTTCTAAGCTCACAATGGAAATCATAAACTACTTGGCTTTGCTCTCTGGAAGTCCAGTTCACCCATCATCTCGTCCTGCACGCTCCCTTTGTGTTCCCGTCGTTCACTTCAAAGTCGCAGTCCAGGGTTTCTATTTTTATCGTGCCGTTTGCCAGTTCATAGTATACGTAAGGCTGTCCTAGAATTAATTTAAGTCCCGAAAACTCGGGAGATGCCAGTCTTTTGATTATCGTTGAAATACTCTGGGAGTAGTTTTCCAGCGACGTCAGTTTGTACGGGAGCCGTGGGGTGTATCCCCTTAGTACTGCCCCAGGGTAAACTACAGTAATAACGTCATTTGTTTGATTGAACTGAGTTCTGATGATTATAGTTGGAGATACTAAATCTCCAATTTTCTCGTCGGGGAGTATTAAAACTCCTCCATATACCATTGGACTTTTGGATTCTGCCAGAATCAGCCGTTTGAATTCCGTGAAATTAGTTAAGGTGATGTTAATGGATCCGATGCTGGATGTCCATTGGTTTCTAAAGAATACATAAACCCCCGGTTTGCTGGTATGGTTTTCAGGAGGGTTCGAAAGGCTCACGCCGAGACTGGAGTAGTCGATAGGGGTTTGATATGTTTTGGAAACAACATGCCATCTTTTCTGTCCCTCTTCCTGTGCGATGTAGGTGTCTACTTTCATGAGCTCGCCCTTTTGCTTTGAATAAAACACGAACGTCCATTGCGGTGCTTTTCCATCGCCAAACGTTGAATCATTGCAAAAACAGGGGGACGACATTGGGTGAACATCGCAGAGAATCTGCTGGCAGTTTTCAGAACCGTAGACAAGGATAAGCCCGGCATCGCTGGCCCAGCTCTGCACTGCTGGCATAACCTTCGATGTGTAAATTTCAGTGGGGTATGCTGGGCGGGGCGTGATTCCCGTTTTTTCTGAGCTCTGAGTTAGGTAGTACCCACCGATGATTGCCGAGAAAATGAGAAATAACAAAACAAAGGCAACTCGATTCATGGGTTCACCTCTTCTTCTGTTTTATGAGTAGGGGAACCAACACTAATCCAACTAACAACGCTGGTCCGCAGATTTTGTTTTTCTCTGTTGTTTGTGGTGGTGTACCTATGGGAGGTCTGCCAGGATACATTTTGAATACTGGTTTCCCCCATGTGCAAGTTACGTTATCATCATTCCTATGACATTTGAAGGTGATATATTCGTCGCATTCCCCAGAGCCTTCGCAGGCGAAGGTGTTTAATGTGATTTTCACCTGGTTTGACGTAATTACTGCGCTCCATCTTGATATTGAGCTGTTCCAATAACCTTTTTTCCACTCTCCAGCGGGGAATTTTCCAGTGATGTTTGGCAGATAATTCACAACGCCCCACTGGTATTCCTTGAGGACCTTTGAGAGGTTCCAGTCTGTTATGTTGAAGGGTTTTGGGTTTCCGTGTTTGAGGAAGAAGCCTTCCTTCCATTTTCCTCCTTCGTAATATTTGTTGAATGTATAGGTTTCGTTGTATTCGTAGCCTATGTTAATCCAGGTTATGGAAGAGTCGTTGAAGGGATTCCACGGTGGGACTCCAGTAAGACTGTACCCTTCAATGTTGACGTAGTAAATGGGCTTATCAATCAAACCTTCCCAAACGCTCACCGCACTGGCGAAAGACGAAGACGCAAAAAGAACAAAAATCAAAAACAACGCCCTCTTTCTCATCGCATCTCCCCCAGCGAGCAATCATACAGTTTGGCTCACTTTTTTCTCTTCACAAGTGTTGAAATCAGTGTTAATGCCACGAACAGAGCGGGACCGCATAGTCTCTTCCCCTCACTGGAGGAGGTCGTTGTTTCACTACCCGTTTCAGTGTATCTCATGTCCATTCCACAGTCTGGTGGCACCTGTGACATTACTTTACAGTTTGTTGCGTTTGTACTGCAATTAATATCCAAAATCAGCAAACAACCGTGTGCCTCGCAGTCGCTACAGTGGAACTGAAGTTTAATCCCTTTACTCCAGATTTTTCCGTTCATTTTCTCAAAGCTTCCCTTCCATTTCGCTCCATAGGGATCGTGTGCTGTCGTGTTTTTTGTGACGTTCTCCAAATTGCTCCAGTTAATGTCACTGATCGAGAAGAGCGTTAAGTTTTTTGCCGGAATGAATTCTCTTCTGCTCTTGTTTCCAGTTATCATCATCTTGAGGTCATGAGTCCCGTTGTAAGGTTTAATTATGGTCAGGTTATCAACCATAAACCACTTTTCTGGCGTGCAGTTTGAGTGACATTCGAAGGTCACCAGTTTTACCCTTTCGTTAGCCGGCAGGTAGTTGAAGAGATTGACTTTTCCGGCCGAAACGAGCGGGAGGAGAAAAAGGAAGAGCAAAGCCAAAGTCCAATACTTCTCCACCTTAACTCACCTCCACCATAAGGTAATAGCCAACACCAGTGTACGGGCCGGTTTTTGGCATGTAGTTCCGGGGGAAATCGCTGTCTTCCTTGTTGTCAAAGTCAAGATCCAATATCAAGCCTGCATTCATTGGATGTCCTACGTATGCTGCCCATCCATTCGATGACTCTATTACTAAGGTCTGATTTCTTGAGAGGAGTGCAAATACTGTTTTCCATGCCGACATTGGGCTGACGCTTTTGTCTCCGTTAATACTGTACACAAGGTCTCCCCACTGGCTGGTTGTGAAGTCTTCCCATGAATCAACATACCATCCATAGGCTCTGTATATGTTTACGAGAGTGTTCTGTAGACTGTACAGTTGAGCGTTGAACCATTCGTATTCATCGGGAGTGCTGAATTCAGTAAATTCATATGAGGACTCCATTATGGTGGGTAGCACTCTGAAGGTAATACCGCGCTTGGAGAGTTCAGCTGTAATGTTATCATATCCTATCACTTCCAGCTTTCCCTTCGGAATGTAAAAAATTCTCTTGGTGTAATATTCATCAGCAACTGCAAATACGAAATGTCCCAGCTCATGTGCAATGGGGCGGTAATATAATTTTCCATCCGGGTATTGCCCGTTAAAAGTTTCAAAGAGCTTCACATACTCTGAAAATCTGTTAGGGTCTCTATTAATCCATCCCCAGTACCACCCTATGGGAGCTGTTACTGATCCGTTGGTACCGGGATAAATCCGTACCATTGAGTTCTCCCACTCTTCACTGCCCACCTGCACGTTGTTCTTTATGCTAATCTCTGTTATCATTGCATACCCGTCGGTGTAGTCGTAGATAACCTGACTCGCCCTCTGGAAGCCCTTGACGAGCTGGGTAAGATAAGTCTGACTGGCGTTCCAACCGACGGCCACGGTAAGTTTAATGCCGAGAACATCTGGCTTTGTCGGATTCTTTCCAATGAACAGCTCCACCGCGTTCGGAACTCCATCACCGTCGTAGTCGCCGTAAGCGTCCTTTTCAATGAGACCCTCGTAGATTGCTGGGTCCTCAGCCCAGAACCCGTCTGTTGGATCGAACCTCTCCGTGATTCCCTGTTTTTCCAGTTCTTTATTCAGCTCAAGTTCTCTGTAAAATGGAATTCCATCGTCGTCGTTCAGTTTGATGAGGAACCATATTTCAGCGTCGTCCTCGTCGATGTCCTCCGATGTTGCAACGACGTCAAAGGTCAGCGAGCTTGTCTCAGTTGAGGTTTCTGAACTTGAAACTGACTCGGTGCTGAGGGTTTTAACATCCCCGGTTTCGTTCCTGAAGATTAACGTTGCCTCATACCTGGCCTTCTTTCCGATTCCGGCCGTTGCATTGATTGTGAGGTTGCTCACGTTGGCGTCTTTGTCCACCCCTTCCGTGGAGGTTGCACTCACTTCATCGTTCAGCTTCATTGTCTTCACTTCGGCGTTCCGCTTGTTGATGATGAGGACCCTCTTCTGGGTTCCATCTGGGAGTGAGAGTGTGAAGAGCACGGCCTCTTCCGGGTTTGTGTACTGGTAGAGGGCTCCGCTCTGGTAGTCCTTGAGTTCCAAGGACTCTATCCCGTCCCAGCCCTTAACGTCGGTGATGTTTACAACGCTTAGATCGTAGCCAAGAGCCTCAAGCTCGTCGTAGTACTTGGAGAAAGGTTCGGCATCGTATTCTCCGCCGTTCGTGTAGTCCTCTGTGGAGTCGTCGGCACCGCTCAGGTGGCCGTAACCGAAGTAATCTTTATGGTCGTTTATGTAATCGTCGCCCCACCACGTGCCGTTCTTAAGGCTGAAGAAGAGCCTGGCAACTTTTCCATCCTCATTGTCTCCCGGTCTTGGGGAAATATCCATAATCTCGTCTGGATTGTCTATTATAAACCCTGAATCCCTGTCCACGAGTTTGAGGTCTATCTCAACGGTCTCAACGTTATCGGGTGGGTTGAACTTCAGAACCGCCACGGCCTCTTTCTGAATGTTCTCGAAGAGGTCGTTTGTCAGCATTACCATGTTCTCGACGTCTTGGGTGTTGTCGGGGAGGTCTTCTTTTAGGGTTTGTGTGATTGAGCCGGCTTTGAAAGTGGCCTCAATGCGGAAGTCAACGTTCCAGTCTTGGTCATCGTCCTCGGCGGGATCTAGGGCCCTCGCTCTGAAGAGGTACAGCTCAATTACGGCATCCCTCAACGGGTCAAAGTCTTTGGGGTCAATTACCCCATCCCCGTCGGTATCCTTGCTGTACGGGTTCGTGCCGTATTCAAGCTCAAGGCCGTTGCACCATCCGTCTTTATCGCTGTCGGTGACTACTGTTAGGACCTTTGTTATGGTTTCTCCCGTCATTCCGTATTGATCTGTTGGTGTAAACTCCACGGTGACGTTCTCACGGCAGTTGGTGTGGTTGTATATGGGTGCGAGGGGGAACTCATATGGAACACCCGAGGATAGGTCACTGCGAGTGAAGCTGAATCTTCCAATAACGTTCACCTTAACGTCTACTAAGTCCCCCTCCGAATCGTAAACTTGGATCGTTCCATTACTCCACTCGTTTGCGTACACCCATGAAGGCAGCTGGACACTTTCTATCCTCGGAGGTGTGTTGGGCCTGAAGTACAGCGTGCTCGCCCACTGGGAGTAGAGCACTGTCCCAGATTCATCATAAAGCTTTATCTCCACTTTGTGGAATTCTTTTTCGGGGTTGCTCCACTGTAGGTCAAACCCCCACTTTTCATAAACGTAGCTGGTTACGGTGTCTACCTCAACGCCATCAACGAAGAGCTTCAGAATGATGTCCTTTCTCTCTCCAGCTGGATTGACGACATCAACGTGGAATTCCGCCGGATAACCCTCGACCAGGTCGTTGTGGGTTACTTCCGCTATGTACGGTTTTGAAGCCGAGACTGTGAACGTTATAGACTTTGAAGAAACTTCTCCACCGTACTGCGGGACAAACTTGACGGTCAGAACGTGGGTTCCAGACGTTGCTTTCCAGACGTCATACATTTTGTAGTACCATATGTGGTATTTCCATACGGTTTCTGTGGAGCTTTTTACGAGTTTTCCGTCTATGTAAACTTCTATCGTCCCAGTTCCATCGAGGGCACCCCTGTTGTCGAGGACTATGGTTAAATCCATGTAATTGCCCTCTCTGAGCGGGTTTGGATAGTAGGATATTCCCTCCACAGTTATCTCGGGTGATGCCGAGTAGGAGTACATGCCGGCAAAATATCCCTTGTCATCGATGAGGTAAACCGTGTCTCCATCGTTGTTTAGAATGGCGTTGTAAGGGGAGCTGGCAACTGGTATCCTCACAACTGCCCCCGGAGGTATATTAATGGAGAACCTAACCACGTGGTCTTTTCCATACGAATCTATACAGTCGTCCCTCGGGATTGTGTTGTTTATCCAGCAGCTCGGGTTGTTATAAGCGTATTCGTCCATTATGTACCAGCCCAGTAAACTTACAGTTGAAAGGCCTGGGTTGTGGAGGAAAACGTACTCCCCGCTCCCATCGTTGGTGAGGTAGTCAACGTCCTCAATGTGAACGGCATAGGATATTGTCAGGGGCTCAACAGTGAAGGCTTCCTCTAGGGATTCCTCTGAGGCTTTCCCGTTTTTCATTTGATGCACCAGTTGGAGCGCCTGCCTGGGATTTCTCCAACGGTATGTTTTTATGGCAACAGGGTTAATTCCGTCGTACCACCAGATTTCGAATATCAGGTCAGTCCCGTTC contains:
- a CDS encoding lamin tail domain-containing protein, with product MPNATEEEKEALLTLIEAMLNGTLNGEITVSDTMKIKNAQWNGTDLIFEIWWYDGINPVAIKTYRWRNPRQALQLVHQMKNGKASEESLEEAFTVEPLTISYAVHIEDVDYLTNDGSGEYVFLHNPGLSTVSLLGWYIMDEYAYNNPSCWINNTIPRDDCIDSYGKDHVVRFSINIPPGAVVRIPVASSPYNAILNNDGDTVYLIDDKGYFAGMYSYSASPEITVEGISYYPNPLREGNYMDLTIVLDNRGALDGTGTIEVYIDGKLVKSSTETVWKYHIWYYKMYDVWKATSGTHVLTVKFVPQYGGEVSSKSITFTVSASKPYIAEVTHNDLVEGYPAEFHVDVVNPAGERKDIILKLFVDGVEVDTVTSYVYEKWGFDLQWSNPEKEFHKVEIKLYDESGTVLYSQWASTLYFRPNTPPRIESVQLPSWVYANEWSNGTIQVYDSEGDLVDVKVNVIGRFSFTRSDLSSGVPYEFPLAPIYNHTNCRENVTVEFTPTDQYGMTGETITKVLTVVTDSDKDGWCNGLELEYGTNPYSKDTDGDGVIDPKDFDPLRDAVIELYLFRARALDPAEDDDQDWNVDFRIEATFKAGSITQTLKEDLPDNTQDVENMVMLTNDLFENIQKEAVAVLKFNPPDNVETVEIDLKLVDRDSGFIIDNPDEIMDISPRPGDNEDGKVARLFFSLKNGTWWGDDYINDHKDYFGYGHLSGADDSTEDYTNGGEYDAEPFSKYYDELEALGYDLSVVNITDVKGWDGIESLELKDYQSGALYQYTNPEEAVLFTLSLPDGTQKRVLIINKRNAEVKTMKLNDEVSATSTEGVDKDANVSNLTINATAGIGKKARYEATLIFRNETGDVKTLSTESVSSSETSTETSSLTFDVVATSEDIDEDDAEIWFLIKLNDDDGIPFYRELELNKELEKQGITERFDPTDGFWAEDPAIYEGLIEKDAYGDYDGDGVPNAVELFIGKNPTKPDVLGIKLTVAVGWNASQTYLTQLVKGFQRASQVIYDYTDGYAMITEISIKNNVQVGSEEWENSMVRIYPGTNGSVTAPIGWYWGWINRDPNRFSEYVKLFETFNGQYPDGKLYYRPIAHELGHFVFAVADEYYTKRIFYIPKGKLEVIGYDNITAELSKRGITFRVLPTIMESSYEFTEFSTPDEYEWFNAQLYSLQNTLVNIYRAYGWYVDSWEDFTTSQWGDLVYSINGDKSVSPMSAWKTVFALLSRNQTLVIESSNGWAAYVGHPMNAGLILDLDFDNKEDSDFPRNYMPKTGPYTGVGYYLMVEVS
- a CDS encoding nucleotide pyrophosphohydrolase, whose product is MDFRELEERVVAFREARGWAKYHTPKNLAISAAVELGELLEHFQWESDGEILEAVSDPGKKEAIADEIADVVIYLTLLAHELGIDLDEALERKLRKNGEKYPAEKIEE
- the iorA gene encoding indolepyruvate ferredoxin oxidoreductase subunit alpha → MVVIVEAVKDYPSDSTEFKANKREKKLLMGNEAIAYGALESGISFATGYPGTPSTEVIETIAHLKPEVFAEWAPNEKVALEEAAGVAYTGLRALVTMKCVGLNVAADPLMSLAYSGVEGGLVILVADDPGPHTSQTEQDDRYYGKISLLPVLEPADPQEAHDLIIYAYELSERYKVPVIFRTTTRVNHTTADVEVGEFVELNRKPVFKKDIERYVRASMEGNRKRHKWLNETLAKIEEEFSSMPFNWVKGKEDARIGIIVEGAPYNYVREVLPKIKGDFKVLKLSTPHPLPRRLVVEFLKSVEFAVVIEDGAPFLEEEVKIAAYEAGLSVPIYGKRTGHFPLEGELTPSLVRNALLRLMGEEGETYEKPEEVKYAESLAPKRPPVMCPGCPHRGSYRAALDALRDLKLGRYSVPIHGDIGCYALSLLPPLEAIWTEYVMGASISLANGQSVALNKKVIATIGDSTFFHNGIQPLVDAVYKNLNILVMILDNRTTAMTGHQPHPGTGGSETGRRFNEIDIEALVKALGVKYVKTVDPYDLKATREAIKEAMKVEGPAVIIAKQECVIPVIRRGEIGEIPLVVEEKCTGCKACILLTGCPALVYDPETNKVKIDNLLCTGCGVCNQLCPFDAIKFPSELD
- a CDS encoding CGP-CTERM sorting domain-containing protein — encoded protein: MRKRALFLIFVLFASSSFASAVSVWEGLIDKPIYYVNIEGYSLTGVPPWNPFNDSSITWINIGYEYNETYTFNKYYEGGKWKEGFFLKHGNPKPFNITDWNLSKVLKEYQWGVVNYLPNITGKFPAGEWKKGYWNSSISRWSAVITSNQVKITLNTFACEGSGECDEYITFKCHRNDDNVTCTWGKPVFKMYPGRPPIGTPPQTTEKNKICGPALLVGLVLVPLLIKQKKR
- a CDS encoding CGP-CTERM sorting domain-containing protein, which codes for MEKYWTLALLFLFLLPLVSAGKVNLFNYLPANERVKLVTFECHSNCTPEKWFMVDNLTIIKPYNGTHDLKMMITGNKSRREFIPAKNLTLFSISDINWSNLENVTKNTTAHDPYGAKWKGSFEKMNGKIWSKGIKLQFHCSDCEAHGCLLILDINCSTNATNCKVMSQVPPDCGMDMRYTETGSETTTSSSEGKRLCGPALFVALTLISTLVKRKK